Below is a genomic region from Armatimonadota bacterium.
TGGGTAATCGGACGGTCTGCCGAAGCGCCATCCAGGGCAAGCGATATCGCCATAGCCTCGAATTTTCCGATCCAGATCAGGACGGAACGGCCTCTGGCATCTTTGAGCAGAACAAAGTAGTTTGTAGGCTGCACGCCTTCCTGCTCCTTGTGCTCGTAGACGCCCATGACCTTGACTTCCCTCTGTTCAAGGCTGCTTTCGTCCGCTTCCGAATCATCTTCACCACTCAGAGACTGTGGAAACAGTTCGTCCGGGTTTTCATCTTCCTCGAATCCAAAAT
It encodes:
- a CDS encoding bifunctional nuclease family protein; protein product: MAENFGFEEDENPDELFPQSLSGEDDSEADESSLEQREVKVMGVYEHKEQEGVQPTNYFVLLKDARGRSVLIWIGKFEAMAISLALDGASADRPITHDLLNNVINRMGGTVERVLIDDLWNKTYYAKVTIAHEGKVVDVDSRPSDAIALALRAKAPIFMLEGVIEKAAVHEE